The Sulfuricurvum sp. genome contains a region encoding:
- a CDS encoding toxin-antitoxin system YwqK family antitoxin: MSDYLNKMNGQSPDHDMYQVAEERDDIDGYEAYLEKYPNGMWAEEAKSMRLKAFMKLYGYDEYSEEIRSGKVHGNLKLYHENGMLKSETPYVNDRKHGIAKEYYKDGELDRELPWVNGRKQGTEKLYLASKKLFRETPWANGRKQGTEKRYQISNGKLDREIPWVDGKRQGVEKRYNENGMLEREIPLVNNQEQGIQKWYHENGMLYREIPYMDCWKQGIRKEYDKNGVLEAETTYVDDKRQGIQKVYHDNGTLKYECPFINDKKHGIWKSYYENGKLECETPYVDGKEHGIERNYDKNGMLKYTINYVHGKNTRD; encoded by the coding sequence ATGTCAGATTATTTAAACAAAATGAACGGTCAAAGCCCAGACCACGATATGTATCAAGTGGCAGAAGAAAGAGATGATATAGATGGTTATGAGGCTTATCTCGAAAAATATCCAAATGGGATGTGGGCAGAGGAAGCTAAAAGTATGAGACTGAAAGCTTTTATGAAGCTTTACGGATACGATGAGTATAGTGAAGAGATTAGAAGTGGCAAAGTACATGGGAATTTAAAATTATATCACGAAAATGGAATGCTAAAATCTGAAACTCCTTATGTTAATGATAGAAAACATGGGATTGCAAAAGAGTATTATAAAGACGGGGAGTTAGACCGTGAACTCCCTTGGGTGAACGGTAGGAAACAAGGAACAGAGAAATTGTATCTTGCTAGTAAAAAGTTATTCCGTGAAACACCTTGGGCGAACGGTAGGAAACAAGGAACCGAGAAACGGTATCAAATTAGTAATGGAAAGTTAGACCGTGAAATCCCTTGGGTGGATGGTAAAAGACAAGGGGTCGAAAAGCGATATAATGAAAATGGAATGCTAGAACGTGAAATCCCTTTAGTGAATAACCAAGAACAGGGGATCCAGAAATGGTATCATGAAAATGGAATGCTATACCGTGAAATCCCTTATATGGATTGTTGGAAACAAGGAATCAGAAAAGAGTATGATAAAAACGGGGTGCTAGAAGCTGAAACCACTTATGTTGATGATAAAAGACAAGGGATTCAAAAGGTGTATCATGATAACGGAACGCTAAAATATGAATGCCCTTTTATTAATGATAAAAAACATGGGATTTGGAAATCGTATTATGAAAATGGAAAGCTAGAATGTGAAACCCCTTATGTGGATGGTAAAGAACATGGGATTGAAAGAAATTATGATAAAAACGGAATGCTAAAATATACAATCAATTATGTGCATGGTAAAAATACAAGGGATTAA